One genomic window of Pseudokineococcus lusitanus includes the following:
- a CDS encoding MFS transporter, which translates to MVRPRGALAGVVGATFVSSAGNTATVVAAPFFVLSLGGGPAQVGLAAAAASAPVVVGSVLGGVLVDRLGHRRTSVASDVASGTTSLAVAVLALTTGLPFAAFCALLVLGALVDAPGQSARLVMLPRLATRADVPLQRAVGLGSGAERLGQMLGAPLGGLLVVGVGPEGAFATTAAGFAVSAVLVLACAPAGRVLAPTDVPGAPDRPDDAPAQGFWRDLLEGAQALRRIPVLAFVAVVCLVLNLLDAARWSVLLPLHADAVLGGAAAVGLVLGALSAGSVGGAVLYGTVGHRLPHRGTFVLAFVLTGGPTSVALATGASLPVLVVVAAAAGLSGGVLNPLIGVLRLQLCPPHLLARVDGLVRAAAWSGIPVGTLLAGALAGPLGLATCFAAIGVVYVAVALVPLVGRPWPTAPPDGVGTRAAGAAAAART; encoded by the coding sequence ATGGTCCGGCCCCGCGGCGCGCTCGCCGGCGTCGTCGGCGCGACGTTCGTCTCCTCGGCCGGCAACACGGCCACCGTGGTCGCAGCACCCTTCTTCGTGCTCTCCCTCGGCGGCGGCCCGGCCCAGGTGGGCCTCGCGGCCGCGGCCGCCAGCGCGCCCGTCGTCGTGGGGAGCGTCCTCGGCGGCGTCCTCGTGGACCGCCTGGGGCACCGCCGCACGAGCGTCGCCTCCGACGTCGCCAGCGGGACGACGTCGCTCGCGGTCGCCGTCCTCGCCCTCACCACGGGCCTGCCGTTCGCCGCCTTCTGCGCCCTCCTCGTGCTCGGGGCCCTCGTCGACGCGCCGGGGCAGAGCGCCCGCCTCGTCATGCTGCCGCGGCTCGCGACCCGGGCGGACGTCCCGCTGCAGCGGGCGGTGGGCCTGGGCAGCGGCGCCGAGCGCCTCGGCCAGATGCTGGGCGCCCCGCTCGGCGGGCTGCTCGTCGTCGGCGTCGGCCCCGAGGGCGCCTTCGCGACGACGGCCGCCGGCTTCGCCGTGTCGGCCGTCCTCGTCCTCGCGTGCGCCCCGGCCGGCCGCGTGCTCGCGCCCACCGACGTCCCCGGCGCGCCGGACCGCCCCGACGATGCTCCGGCGCAGGGCTTCTGGCGCGACCTCCTCGAGGGCGCGCAGGCGCTGCGCCGGATCCCGGTCCTCGCATTCGTGGCGGTCGTGTGCCTCGTGCTCAACCTCCTCGACGCCGCCCGCTGGTCGGTGCTCCTGCCCCTCCACGCCGACGCGGTGCTCGGCGGCGCGGCGGCCGTCGGCCTCGTGCTCGGCGCCCTCTCCGCCGGGTCGGTCGGGGGCGCGGTGCTCTACGGCACCGTCGGGCACCGGCTCCCGCACCGCGGGACCTTCGTCCTCGCCTTCGTCCTGACCGGCGGCCCGACGTCGGTCGCGCTCGCCACCGGGGCCTCGCTGCCCGTCCTCGTCGTCGTCGCCGCGGCCGCGGGGCTGTCGGGCGGCGTCCTCAACCCGCTCATCGGGGTCCTGCGCCTCCAGCTCTGCCCGCCGCACCTCCTCGCGCGGGTCGACGGCCTCGTCCGCGCCGCGGCCTGGTCCGGCATCCCCGTCGGCACGCTCCTGGCGGGGGCGCTGGCGGGCCCGCTGGGGCTCGCCACCTGCTTCGCGGCGATCGGCGTCGTCTACGTCGCCGTCGCGCTCGTGCCGCTCGTCGGCCGCCCGTGGCCGACGGCCCCGCCGGACGGCGTCGGCACACGGGCGGCGGGCGCCGCGGCGGCCGCCCGCACCTGA
- a CDS encoding thiamine-phosphate kinase produces the protein MPDETSPENPEPGDAAPAGEDQLLAGLLPELPAGDLTELGPGDDAAVVGTPDGRVVVTTDALVAERHFRPRTASPEDVGWRAAAQNLADVAAMGAVPTALVVSLVVPARPPRPWADGWTTSLARGLAAACARLPGAEGCGVVGGDLTGGDQVVVAVTALGDLGGVPPVRRDGARPGDLVALAGTLGRSAAGLAVLERRLQRGAAAWAGGSGGVESAADEGVADLVRAHRRPRPPVAAGPAAAEAGATAMLDVSDGLLRDAGRVGRASVVAVDLSSELLLPHVDAVAPAADLLGLDPWELVLTGGEDHGLLATFPPGAVLPEGFSLVGVVTATTVPGALLDGRPRAGGGGWDHFGA, from the coding sequence GTGCCCGACGAGACCTCCCCCGAGAACCCCGAGCCGGGCGACGCCGCCCCGGCCGGCGAGGACCAGCTGCTGGCCGGCCTGCTGCCCGAGCTGCCGGCGGGCGACCTCACCGAGCTCGGCCCGGGCGACGACGCCGCCGTCGTCGGCACGCCCGACGGGCGCGTCGTCGTGACCACCGACGCCCTCGTGGCCGAGCGGCACTTCCGGCCCCGCACCGCGTCGCCGGAGGACGTGGGCTGGCGGGCCGCCGCGCAGAACCTCGCCGACGTCGCCGCCATGGGAGCCGTCCCGACCGCGCTCGTCGTCTCGCTCGTCGTGCCCGCCCGTCCGCCCCGGCCCTGGGCGGACGGCTGGACGACGTCGCTGGCGCGTGGCCTCGCGGCGGCCTGCGCCCGCCTGCCCGGCGCCGAGGGCTGCGGCGTCGTGGGCGGCGACCTCACCGGCGGCGACCAGGTGGTCGTGGCCGTCACCGCGCTCGGCGACCTCGGCGGCGTGCCGCCGGTGCGGCGCGACGGCGCGCGGCCCGGCGACCTCGTGGCCCTCGCCGGCACGCTGGGACGCTCGGCCGCCGGGCTCGCCGTCCTCGAGCGGCGCCTGCAGCGCGGCGCCGCGGCGTGGGCGGGCGGGTCGGGCGGCGTCGAGTCCGCCGCCGACGAGGGCGTGGCGGACCTCGTGCGGGCCCACCGGCGCCCGCGGCCGCCCGTGGCCGCCGGGCCCGCGGCGGCGGAGGCGGGCGCGACCGCCATGCTCGACGTCTCCGACGGCCTGCTGCGCGACGCGGGCCGGGTGGGGCGCGCCTCGGTCGTCGCCGTCGACCTGTCGTCGGAGCTGCTCCTGCCGCACGTCGACGCGGTCGCCCCGGCCGCCGACCTCCTCGGGCTCGACCCGTGGGAGCTCGTGCTCACGGGCGGGGAGGACCACGGTCTCCTCGCCACCTTCCCGCCGGGCGCCGTGCTGCCCGAGGGCTTCTCGCTCGTCGGCGTCGTGACCGCGACGACCGTGCCGGGGGCGCTGCTCGACGGGCGGCCCCGCGCGGGCGGCGGCGGCTGGGACCACTTCGGCGCCTGA
- the cofC gene encoding 2-phospho-L-lactate guanylyltransferase, with the protein MPPHRTPGRPGDDAPRRWHVVLPVKGGADAKSRLGGEPVARRALALAMAVDCLEAVTRTPGVAGTLVVTDDDAAARAARDLGARVVRPGPVPPGRRALDAAVADGLCAAAALAADGEDATTGVAVLLADLPALRPEDLAVALRAAADALDDGAAAVLVPDAAGTGTCLQAARRAADVPVAYGTGSAARHERAGARRLALDVPRLRRDVDVADDLRAARVLGVGRRTAAALDGAAHDVGLRGRAS; encoded by the coding sequence GTGCCCCCGCACCGCACCCCCGGCCGGCCCGGCGACGACGCGCCCCGCCGCTGGCACGTCGTCCTGCCCGTCAAGGGCGGGGCGGACGCCAAGAGCCGCCTGGGCGGGGAGCCCGTCGCCCGCCGGGCGCTCGCGCTGGCGATGGCCGTCGACTGCCTCGAGGCCGTGACGCGCACGCCCGGCGTCGCCGGGACGCTCGTCGTCACCGACGACGACGCCGCGGCCCGTGCCGCCCGCGACCTCGGCGCACGGGTCGTCCGCCCGGGCCCCGTGCCACCGGGCCGTCGGGCCCTCGACGCCGCCGTCGCCGACGGCCTCTGCGCGGCAGCCGCTCTGGCCGCGGACGGGGAGGACGCCACCACGGGCGTCGCCGTGCTGCTCGCGGACCTGCCGGCCCTGCGGCCGGAGGACCTCGCCGTCGCGCTGCGTGCCGCCGCGGACGCCCTCGACGACGGCGCCGCGGCCGTGCTCGTGCCGGACGCCGCCGGGACGGGCACCTGCCTGCAGGCCGCCCGCCGGGCCGCCGACGTGCCGGTGGCCTACGGCACCGGGTCCGCGGCGCGCCACGAGCGCGCGGGCGCCCGCCGTCTCGCGCTCGACGTCCCCCGGCTGCGCCGCGACGTCGACGTCGCCGACGACCTCCGCGCGGCCCGGGTGCTCGGCGTGGGCCGCCGCACGGCGGCCGCGCTGGACGGCGCCGCGCACGACGTCGGCCTGCGCGGCCGGGCGTCCTGA
- a CDS encoding Lrp/AsnC ligand binding domain-containing protein, whose protein sequence is MEQAYVLVQTQVGRSAEVSAALAAISGVVLAEDVTGPYDVIARVEAATSGELGRLVQQKVQQVDGITRTVTCAVVA, encoded by the coding sequence GTGGAGCAGGCCTACGTGCTGGTCCAGACCCAGGTCGGCCGGTCGGCGGAGGTGTCCGCCGCCCTCGCCGCCATCAGCGGGGTCGTCCTCGCCGAGGACGTCACGGGCCCCTACGACGTCATCGCGCGCGTCGAGGCCGCCACCTCCGGCGAGCTCGGCCGGCTCGTCCAGCAGAAGGTGCAGCAGGTCGACGGCATCACCCGCACGGTGACGTGCGCCGTCGTGGCGTGA
- a CDS encoding DUF3515 family protein, with protein MTSLPRPSARRRRPCRPGAVVAAPVAALAVLAVAGCGSAVDVPAAEGAADPGCAEVLVLLRDVDELAGLPRVPTTGQSTAAWASDDRSTRVELRCGVELPAPTTDACVTVDGVDWVTADEQGSPPFTTYGRAPATRVDVTGDVTAGDVLPGLAGAVGALEAQRACV; from the coding sequence GTGACCTCTCTCCCCCGGCCGTCCGCCCGTCGGCGCCGTCCCTGCCGACCGGGCGCCGTCGTCGCCGCCCCCGTGGCGGCGCTGGCGGTCCTCGCGGTGGCGGGCTGCGGCTCCGCCGTCGACGTGCCGGCGGCCGAGGGAGCCGCCGACCCCGGCTGCGCGGAGGTCCTCGTGCTCCTGCGCGACGTCGACGAGCTCGCGGGCCTCCCCCGCGTGCCGACCACGGGGCAGTCGACCGCCGCGTGGGCGTCCGACGACCGCTCCACGCGCGTCGAGCTGCGGTGCGGCGTCGAGCTGCCCGCCCCGACGACGGACGCCTGCGTCACGGTCGACGGCGTCGACTGGGTGACGGCCGACGAGCAGGGCAGCCCGCCCTTCACGACCTACGGCCGGGCGCCCGCCACCCGGGTCGACGTCACGGGCGACGTGACGGCCGGCGACGTGCTGCCAGGCCTGGCCGGCGCCGTCGGGGCGCTCGAGGCGCAGCGCGCCTGCGTCTGA
- a CDS encoding trans-sulfuration enzyme family protein: MADAPLPPDTSPAQVAPHGPAAGRSWAPATVVVAAGRPPREPDAPVNHPVHLSSTFVGQGPPPAGARGYARSGNATWEPLEEVLAALEGAGEDGGCRTFASGMAAVSAVLALVPHGGRVVAPRSSYNTTVEVLEAWHAEGRAEVTFVDVADTGAVRAALGGSAALLWLESPTNPLLEVADLAACAEAGRAAGALVAVDGTFATPLVQQPLALGADLVVHSVTKLLAGHSDVLLGAVVTRDAALLQRLSTYRRVHGAIPGPMEAWLALRGVRTLALRVERAQATAAALAARLDASPATGRVRHPSLPSDPGHDRARAQMRGFGSVLSVEPPADVAADDAAATAWGDAVVAAVRLWTPATSLGGVESLVERRRRHANEPATTPPGLLRLSVGLEDADDLLEDLEQALAAAGSAGA, encoded by the coding sequence ATGGCCGACGCCCCGCTCCCGCCCGACACCTCGCCCGCGCAGGTCGCCCCGCACGGCCCGGCCGCCGGCCGCTCCTGGGCCCCGGCGACGGTCGTCGTCGCGGCGGGACGCCCTCCGCGGGAGCCGGACGCGCCGGTCAACCACCCCGTGCACCTGTCGTCGACCTTCGTCGGCCAGGGCCCGCCCCCGGCGGGCGCGCGGGGCTACGCCCGCTCGGGCAACGCGACGTGGGAGCCGCTCGAGGAGGTGCTCGCCGCCCTCGAGGGCGCGGGCGAGGACGGCGGCTGCCGCACCTTCGCCTCGGGGATGGCGGCGGTGTCCGCCGTCCTCGCGCTCGTCCCCCACGGGGGCCGCGTCGTGGCGCCGCGCTCGTCCTACAACACGACCGTCGAGGTGCTGGAGGCCTGGCACGCGGAGGGCCGTGCCGAGGTCACGTTCGTCGACGTGGCGGACACCGGTGCCGTCCGCGCCGCCCTGGGCGGGAGCGCCGCGCTGCTGTGGCTCGAGTCCCCCACGAACCCCCTCCTCGAGGTCGCCGACCTCGCCGCGTGCGCGGAGGCCGGCCGCGCCGCGGGCGCCCTCGTCGCCGTCGACGGCACCTTCGCGACGCCGCTCGTCCAGCAGCCCCTCGCGCTCGGTGCCGACCTCGTCGTCCACTCGGTGACGAAGCTGCTGGCGGGGCACTCCGACGTCCTGCTGGGCGCCGTCGTCACCCGGGACGCCGCGCTGCTGCAGCGCCTCTCGACGTACCGCCGGGTGCACGGGGCCATCCCCGGCCCCATGGAGGCCTGGCTGGCGCTGCGCGGCGTCCGCACGCTCGCCCTGCGCGTCGAGCGCGCGCAGGCGACGGCGGCCGCCCTCGCCGCCCGGCTCGACGCCTCGCCGGCGACCGGCCGGGTGCGGCACCCCTCGCTGCCCTCCGACCCCGGGCACGACCGCGCGCGGGCGCAGATGCGCGGCTTCGGCAGCGTGCTGTCGGTCGAGCCGCCCGCCGACGTGGCCGCCGACGACGCCGCGGCGACCGCCTGGGGCGACGCGGTCGTCGCCGCGGTCCGCCTGTGGACGCCGGCGACGAGCCTCGGGGGCGTCGAGTCCCTCGTCGAGCGTCGGCGCCGCCACGCCAACGAGCCCGCGACGACGCCGCCGGGCCTGCTGCGCCTGTCGGTGGGGCTCGAGGACGCGGACGACCTCCTCGAGGACCTCGAGCAGGCCCTGGCCGCGGCCGGCTCAGCCGGCGCCTGA
- a CDS encoding alpha/beta hydrolase, whose amino-acid sequence MTTRPSRPALHPDLRAARLLPRGVAGPRRLRVQRAVFRVLPAPRERPRTEVVPLGTGTAAVRVHRPAHASGPVPALLWVHGGGMVMGSASAEDRLCRRWADELGVVVAAPDYRLAPEHPYPAPLEDCWRALEHLRAMPDVDAGRMAVGGASAGGGLAAGLALLARERGVPLALQLLVYPMLDDRTTRRTDVDAGPMRLWDPASNDFGWRSYLAGVGERVPAPAAPARAEDLRGLAPAWVGVGSLDLFHDEDLAYARRLREADVPCEVVVVDGAYHGFDIVQRRAGVSRDFLAAQTRALRAALVG is encoded by the coding sequence ATGACGACCCGGCCCTCCCGCCCGGCCCTGCACCCCGACCTGCGCGCCGCGCGCCTCCTGCCCCGCGGCGTCGCCGGGCCCCGGCGCCTGCGGGTGCAGCGCGCGGTCTTCCGCGTCCTCCCCGCGCCGCGGGAACGGCCCCGCACCGAGGTCGTGCCGCTCGGCACCGGGACGGCCGCGGTGCGCGTGCACCGGCCGGCGCACGCGAGCGGCCCGGTGCCGGCCCTGCTGTGGGTCCACGGCGGGGGGATGGTCATGGGCAGCGCCTCCGCGGAGGACCGGCTGTGCCGGCGCTGGGCCGACGAGCTCGGTGTCGTCGTGGCGGCGCCCGACTACCGCCTGGCGCCCGAGCACCCCTACCCGGCGCCGCTGGAGGACTGCTGGCGGGCGCTGGAGCACCTGCGGGCCATGCCGGACGTCGACGCCGGGCGCATGGCCGTCGGCGGCGCGAGCGCGGGCGGCGGGCTGGCCGCGGGCCTGGCCCTGCTGGCCCGCGAGCGCGGTGTCCCGCTGGCCCTCCAGCTGCTCGTCTACCCGATGCTCGACGACCGGACGACGCGGCGCACCGACGTCGACGCCGGGCCGATGCGGCTGTGGGACCCCGCGAGCAACGACTTCGGCTGGCGCTCCTACCTCGCGGGCGTGGGGGAGCGGGTGCCCGCCCCGGCCGCGCCCGCCCGGGCGGAGGACCTGCGCGGCCTGGCGCCGGCGTGGGTGGGCGTGGGCTCCCTCGACCTCTTCCACGACGAGGACCTGGCCTACGCCCGCCGGCTCCGCGAGGCCGACGTGCCCTGCGAGGTGGTGGTGGTCGACGGCGCCTACCACGGCTTCGACATCGTCCAGCGCCGCGCCGGGGTGTCCCGGGACTTCCTCGCCGCGCAGACCCGCGCCCTGCGGGCGGCGCTCGTCGGGTGA
- a CDS encoding NAD(P)H-dependent glycerol-3-phosphate dehydrogenase gives MSRRVAVLGTGSWGTAFALVLADAGADVVMWGRRPELCAAISAGQGNPVYLPGLPLPPAVTATTDPREALAGADLVVLGLPSSSMRSVLGDLAGDLPAGAPLVSLAKGLERGTRLRMSQVVVAATRAAPGRVAVLSGPNLAREVAERQPTASVVAAPDDAVAEEVAHACATAAFRPYTHHDVLGVELGGVVKNVVGLAVGMAEGLGYGDNAKASIITRGLAQTSRLAVALGAEPATLAGLAGMGDLVATCASPLSRNHQTGVQLGRGLDVEAAAAVVRQTAEGVRSAPEVLALAHGVGVEMPIVEQVVAVVRGEVSAREAGRALLARDRKHEAG, from the coding sequence GTGAGCCGCCGCGTCGCCGTGCTGGGCACGGGCAGCTGGGGCACCGCCTTCGCGCTCGTCCTCGCCGACGCGGGTGCCGACGTCGTCATGTGGGGGCGCCGGCCGGAGCTCTGCGCGGCCATCTCGGCCGGGCAGGGCAACCCCGTGTACCTGCCGGGCCTGCCGCTCCCGCCCGCCGTCACGGCGACGACCGACCCCCGCGAGGCGCTGGCCGGTGCCGACCTCGTCGTCCTGGGGCTGCCGTCGTCGTCGATGCGCTCGGTGCTCGGCGACCTCGCGGGCGACCTGCCCGCCGGCGCCCCGCTCGTCAGCCTCGCGAAGGGGCTCGAGCGGGGGACACGGCTGCGGATGTCCCAGGTCGTCGTCGCGGCGACGCGAGCGGCGCCCGGGCGCGTCGCCGTGCTGTCGGGACCCAACCTCGCGCGGGAGGTCGCCGAGCGGCAGCCCACCGCCAGCGTCGTGGCCGCCCCCGACGACGCGGTCGCCGAGGAGGTCGCCCACGCGTGCGCCACCGCGGCCTTCCGGCCCTACACCCACCACGACGTGCTGGGCGTCGAGCTGGGCGGGGTCGTCAAGAACGTCGTCGGCCTCGCCGTCGGCATGGCGGAGGGCCTCGGCTACGGGGACAACGCCAAGGCCTCGATCATCACGCGCGGCCTGGCGCAGACGTCACGGCTGGCCGTGGCGCTCGGCGCCGAGCCGGCGACCCTCGCCGGGCTGGCGGGGATGGGCGACCTCGTCGCCACGTGCGCCTCGCCGCTGTCGCGCAACCACCAGACCGGCGTCCAGCTCGGCCGCGGCCTGGACGTCGAGGCGGCGGCCGCCGTCGTCCGCCAGACCGCCGAGGGGGTCCGCTCCGCGCCGGAGGTGCTCGCGCTCGCCCACGGCGTCGGCGTCGAGATGCCCATCGTCGAGCAGGTCGTCGCCGTCGTCCGCGGCGAGGTCTCGGCCCGCGAGGCGGGGCGCGCGCTGCTGGCCCGCGACCGCAAGCACGAGGCAGGCTGA
- a CDS encoding D-alanine--D-alanine ligase family protein: MTSGTTADGVERVGDGATSGGRPPRRRVAVVFGGRSSEHGISCVTAAGVLTALDRDRWDVVPVGITPEGRWVLVDDDPGRLALVDGTLPSVDAADGPGVLAPRSPVEPSLTVLADGEVPRALGAVDVVLPLLHGPFGEDGTLQGMLELSDTRYVGSGVLASALAMDKHYAKVVLAAAGVEVGPWVVLTDRAWREDPAGRLDAVLATAADAGASVVFVKPCRAGSSMGVSRVVLPDDAASARSALAAAVEAAREHDPKVLVEVATPGRELECGVLEVPGGGAPEASVVGEVAVTDGRAFYDFEAKYLDPHAVALTCPADVDDATAEAVRATALRSFEALGCEGLARVDVFVEPDGRVLVNEVNTMPGFTPSSMFPRLWEASGVGYPQLVDRLLELALERRTGLR; this comes from the coding sequence GTGACGAGCGGGACGACGGCGGACGGGGTCGAGCGGGTGGGGGACGGCGCGACGTCGGGGGGGCGGCCCCCGCGCCGCCGCGTGGCCGTCGTCTTCGGCGGCCGCTCCAGCGAGCACGGCATCAGCTGCGTGACGGCGGCCGGCGTGCTGACCGCCCTCGACCGCGACCGCTGGGACGTCGTCCCCGTCGGCATCACCCCCGAGGGGCGCTGGGTCCTCGTCGACGACGACCCCGGGCGCCTCGCGCTCGTCGACGGGACGCTGCCGTCCGTCGACGCCGCCGACGGCCCCGGCGTCCTCGCGCCCCGCTCGCCCGTCGAGCCGTCGCTGACGGTGCTCGCCGACGGCGAGGTCCCGCGCGCGCTGGGCGCCGTCGACGTCGTCCTCCCGCTGCTCCACGGCCCCTTCGGCGAGGACGGCACGCTGCAGGGGATGCTCGAGCTCTCCGACACCCGCTACGTCGGCTCGGGGGTGCTGGCGTCGGCGCTGGCCATGGACAAGCACTACGCCAAGGTCGTCCTCGCGGCCGCGGGCGTCGAGGTGGGCCCGTGGGTGGTCCTCACCGACCGCGCCTGGCGGGAGGACCCGGCGGGGCGCCTCGACGCCGTCCTGGCGACCGCCGCGGACGCCGGCGCGTCCGTCGTCTTCGTCAAGCCCTGCCGCGCCGGGTCGTCCATGGGCGTCTCCCGGGTCGTCCTGCCCGACGACGCGGCGTCGGCGCGGTCCGCGCTCGCGGCGGCCGTCGAGGCCGCCCGCGAGCACGACCCGAAGGTCCTCGTCGAGGTGGCGACGCCGGGCCGCGAGCTCGAGTGCGGCGTCCTCGAGGTGCCCGGCGGCGGGGCGCCCGAGGCCTCGGTCGTCGGGGAGGTCGCCGTCACGGACGGCCGCGCCTTCTACGACTTCGAGGCCAAGTACCTCGACCCCCACGCGGTGGCGCTCACCTGCCCCGCCGACGTCGACGACGCCACGGCCGAGGCCGTCCGCGCCACGGCGCTGCGGTCCTTCGAGGCCCTCGGGTGCGAGGGGCTGGCGCGCGTCGACGTCTTCGTCGAGCCGGACGGCCGGGTCCTCGTCAACGAGGTGAACACGATGCCCGGCTTCACGCCGTCGTCGATGTTCCCCCGGCTGTGGGAGGCGTCGGGCGTGGGCTACCCGCAGCTCGTCGACCGGCTGCTCGAGCTGGCGCTGGAGCGGCGGACCGGGCTGCGCTGA
- a CDS encoding pentapeptide repeat-containing protein produces the protein MRRRAEERLEVVLPALEELARAPRAGEVLDAVRLTGLDLAGADLPDLRLLEVELSGCRLDGARLPGARLSSVRLVDLAARALDAGGSSWREVVVEGGRLGVLGLAGATLQRVRASGARLHHVDARGARLHDVLLEDCTVGELDLTDAEGAHVVLRRCRVERLVLRGTDLAPPDGLDVTGADVAVLDALDDRRAPLRGLVLSAAQATDLAEVLARHLGARVVDPAPREGSGAG, from the coding sequence GTGCGACGACGTGCCGAGGAGCGGCTCGAGGTCGTGCTGCCCGCGCTCGAGGAGCTGGCGCGGGCGCCGCGGGCGGGCGAGGTCCTCGACGCCGTCCGCCTGACGGGCCTCGACCTCGCCGGGGCCGACCTGCCCGACCTGCGGCTGCTCGAGGTCGAGCTCTCCGGGTGCCGCCTCGACGGCGCCCGCCTGCCCGGCGCCCGGCTGTCGTCGGTGCGGCTCGTCGACCTCGCGGCGCGGGCCCTGGACGCCGGCGGGTCCTCGTGGCGCGAGGTCGTCGTCGAGGGAGGCCGCCTCGGCGTCCTCGGCCTGGCCGGGGCGACGCTGCAGCGGGTCCGGGCGAGCGGGGCGCGCCTGCACCACGTCGACGCCCGCGGCGCCCGGCTGCACGACGTGCTCCTCGAGGACTGCACCGTCGGCGAGCTCGACCTGACGGACGCCGAGGGCGCGCACGTCGTGCTGCGCCGGTGCCGCGTGGAGCGGCTGGTCCTGCGCGGGACGGACCTCGCCCCGCCGGACGGGCTCGACGTCACGGGGGCCGACGTCGCCGTCCTCGACGCCCTCGACGACCGTCGCGCGCCGCTGCGGGGCCTCGTGCTCTCCGCCGCGCAGGCGACCGACCTCGCCGAGGTCCTGGCCCGGCACCTCGGGGCGCGCGTCGTCGACCCGGCGCCCCGGGAGGGCTCAGGCGCCGGCTGA
- the murA gene encoding UDP-N-acetylglucosamine 1-carboxyvinyltransferase, protein MGDVLTVQGGRPVDGRVAVRGAKNFVSKAMVAALLGETPSVLRNVPEIRDVSVVTGLLGLHGVDVSRPADGVVVMDPTDVESAHVADIDAHAGASRIPILFCGPLVHRLGEAFIPDLGGCRIGDRPINYHLDVLRQFGAVVDKREGGIRISAPDGLRGTRIELPYPSVGATEQVLLTAVRAEGFTELHGAATEPEILDLVAVLQKMGAIIGVDTDRTIRVEGVERLRGYDHRALTDRIETASWACAALATRGQVFVEGATQPEMMTFLNVFRKVGGEFEVTDEGIRFWSPGGPLRAIALETDVHPGFMTDWQQPLVVALTQADGLSIVHETVYENRFGFTEALGGMGARIQVYRECLGSTPCRFGGAHFRHSAAISGPTPLHGADIVVPDLRGGFSYLVAALAATGVSRVRGIELIDRGYERFAEKLEALGADADWSTGARADRSQPVPA, encoded by the coding sequence ATGGGCGACGTGCTCACCGTGCAGGGCGGACGACCGGTGGACGGCCGTGTGGCCGTCCGGGGGGCGAAGAACTTCGTCTCCAAGGCGATGGTGGCGGCGCTGCTGGGGGAGACCCCGAGCGTGCTGCGCAACGTCCCGGAGATCCGCGACGTCTCGGTCGTGACCGGCCTGCTGGGCCTGCACGGGGTCGACGTCTCGCGGCCCGCGGACGGCGTGGTCGTCATGGACCCGACCGACGTCGAGTCGGCGCACGTGGCCGACATCGACGCGCACGCCGGCGCCAGCCGCATCCCGATCCTCTTCTGCGGGCCGCTCGTGCACCGCCTCGGCGAGGCCTTCATCCCCGACCTCGGCGGCTGCCGGATCGGCGACCGGCCCATCAACTACCACCTCGACGTCCTGCGGCAGTTCGGCGCCGTCGTCGACAAGCGCGAGGGCGGCATCCGCATCAGCGCGCCCGACGGCCTGCGCGGCACGCGGATCGAGCTGCCCTACCCGAGCGTCGGCGCGACGGAGCAGGTCCTGCTCACCGCCGTCCGCGCCGAGGGCTTCACCGAGCTGCACGGCGCGGCCACCGAGCCGGAGATCCTCGACCTCGTCGCCGTCCTGCAGAAGATGGGCGCCATCATCGGCGTCGACACCGACCGGACCATCCGCGTCGAGGGCGTCGAGCGTCTCCGCGGGTACGACCACCGCGCGCTGACCGACCGCATCGAGACGGCCTCGTGGGCCTGCGCCGCCCTCGCGACCCGGGGCCAGGTCTTCGTCGAGGGCGCCACGCAGCCCGAGATGATGACCTTCCTCAACGTCTTCCGGAAGGTCGGCGGCGAGTTCGAGGTCACCGACGAGGGCATCCGCTTCTGGAGCCCGGGCGGCCCGCTGCGCGCCATCGCGCTCGAGACGGACGTCCACCCCGGCTTCATGACCGACTGGCAGCAGCCCCTCGTCGTGGCGCTGACGCAGGCCGACGGTCTGTCGATCGTCCACGAGACGGTGTACGAGAACCGCTTCGGCTTCACCGAGGCCCTCGGCGGCATGGGCGCGCGCATCCAGGTGTACCGCGAGTGCCTCGGGTCGACGCCGTGCCGCTTCGGCGGCGCGCACTTCCGCCACTCCGCGGCCATCTCGGGCCCGACGCCGCTGCACGGCGCCGACATCGTCGTCCCCGACCTGCGGGGCGGCTTCAGCTACCTCGTCGCGGCCCTGGCGGCCACGGGGGTCTCCCGGGTGAGGGGCATCGAGCTCATCGACCGCGGCTACGAGCGCTTCGCCGAGAAGCTCGAGGCGCTCGGGGCCGACGCCGACTGGTCCACCGGCGCGCGCGCCGACCGGTCCCAGCCGGTCCCCGCCTGA